The Enteractinococcus fodinae genome has a segment encoding these proteins:
- a CDS encoding N-acetyltransferase has translation MTAPRWFRDEKSFGVRNDSGEVIASNFYRDVETSDGTKQRVFPRIFVEPKHRGAGLAGELTKHSLDASIAEGFRIVPVCPYIDQWIREYDGGAYLNHRDEPGAQHFYAD, from the coding sequence ATGACTGCACCACGCTGGTTTCGAGACGAGAAGTCATTTGGTGTTCGTAACGACTCGGGAGAGGTTATTGCCAGCAATTTCTACCGTGACGTGGAAACCTCAGACGGCACGAAGCAGCGTGTCTTCCCGCGGATTTTTGTCGAGCCAAAACACCGGGGCGCGGGACTAGCAGGGGAGCTGACAAAACACTCTCTGGACGCATCCATTGCAGAGGGCTTTCGTATCGTGCCCGTGTGCCCGTATATCGATCAATGGATCCGCGAATACGATGGCGGAGCGTATCTGAATCACCGCGATGAACCAGGGGCGCAACACTTTTATGCTGACTGA
- a CDS encoding GNAT family N-acetyltransferase, protein MTSPTIDSPQFVEEDGFTGMIVDDTGTIAAREYHTDHVTADGTKQRALTSTVTEEAYRGQGLAGKIVQYTLDKALDEGYRIVAVCSYVQSWLEKQDDPRYEQARDTARPEHFPKEG, encoded by the coding sequence ATGACCAGCCCAACTATCGACAGCCCCCAATTCGTCGAAGAAGACGGTTTTACCGGCATGATCGTCGACGACACCGGAACGATTGCCGCCCGAGAGTATCACACCGACCATGTCACCGCAGACGGCACCAAACAACGCGCATTAACCTCCACCGTCACCGAGGAGGCCTACCGCGGCCAGGGGCTGGCCGGCAAGATCGTGCAATACACCCTAGATAAAGCGCTCGATGAGGGATACCGCATCGTGGCAGTCTGCTCGTATGTGCAATCCTGGCTCGAGAAACAAGACGACCCACGCTACGAGCAAGCCCGAGATACTGCACGGCCGGAACATTTCCCGAAGGAGGGTTAG
- a CDS encoding pirin family protein, with protein sequence MTNLDPNPALIDYNSPENHNGLAAGFTEKHGTDYIVEVLDPRAVPLGGPRAMSVQRTLPQRARSLIGAWCFLDYFGPDDVAKSGGMQVARHPHTGLATVSWLFEGRVDHIDSAGNWAVVRPGEVNLMSAGYGITHSEHSTADTTLLHGVQLWYAFPKKYRFVAPHLDQHRPETIHGPGWSAKVAIGSLLGSTSPIETYSPLSAAEISLDPNTTLEIDVPPEHEHGLLAVECTAHFNGAVIEQNHLGYLGTGVTTLQIHSGDTPIRVMLIGGEPLEEDIVMWWNFVGRSHEEIALWRQRYQAEMGFEPAGEHSPLHDQRLDGPISGPLLDELVPNRYPDRTVFPQYGEFPPNQPAPLPAPELPNVAMKPRQNPPTVARRKDQEDA encoded by the coding sequence GTGACGAATCTTGATCCAAATCCAGCCCTGATCGATTACAACTCCCCGGAGAATCACAACGGGCTGGCCGCAGGGTTCACCGAGAAACACGGCACCGACTACATCGTCGAAGTGCTCGACCCCCGCGCGGTCCCGCTGGGTGGGCCCCGAGCAATGTCAGTGCAGCGCACCCTGCCCCAACGTGCCCGATCCCTGATCGGTGCCTGGTGTTTCCTGGATTACTTCGGACCGGACGACGTCGCGAAGTCCGGTGGCATGCAAGTCGCCCGGCACCCACACACCGGTTTAGCCACGGTTTCGTGGCTGTTTGAAGGCCGCGTGGACCATATCGATTCGGCAGGAAACTGGGCGGTAGTCCGGCCCGGGGAAGTCAATCTGATGAGTGCCGGCTACGGCATCACCCATTCAGAACACTCAACCGCCGATACGACACTGTTACACGGTGTGCAGCTGTGGTACGCATTCCCCAAGAAGTATCGCTTTGTAGCTCCGCACCTGGATCAACATCGGCCGGAGACGATTCACGGCCCGGGCTGGAGTGCCAAAGTCGCGATCGGGTCGCTGCTGGGCTCGACGTCGCCAATTGAAACGTATAGCCCGCTTTCTGCCGCCGAAATTTCCCTGGATCCCAACACGACACTTGAAATCGACGTCCCGCCCGAACACGAACATGGGCTCTTGGCGGTTGAATGTACCGCGCATTTCAACGGGGCAGTTATCGAACAGAACCACCTGGGCTATCTTGGCACCGGTGTGACCACATTGCAGATCCATTCCGGTGACACTCCCATCCGGGTCATGCTTATCGGTGGTGAACCACTTGAAGAAGACATCGTCATGTGGTGGAACTTTGTGGGTCGCTCCCACGAGGAAATCGCTCTGTGGCGTCAGCGGTACCAGGCCGAGATGGGCTTCGAGCCTGCCGGGGAGCATTCACCGCTGCACGATCAACGTCTCGACGGACCGATTTCAGGTCCATTACTTGATGAGCTGGTGCCAAACAGGTACCCGGACCGCACCGTTTTCCCGCAATACGGCGAATTTCCGCCGAACCAGCCTGCACCGCTGCCAGCCCCAGAACTTCCCAACGTGGCGATGAAACCGCGCCAAAACCCACCGACGGTTGCACGCCGTAAGGATCAGGAGGACGCATGA
- a CDS encoding carboxymuconolactone decarboxylase family protein: MASRDPLHFYLDKSNPDAWKAVARLSKAVGEDARAAGLTEQLIELVNLRVSQLNGCAFCLDLHTRLAVKVGLSAQRLGALSAWWEAESLYTQQERAALQLAEATTRIRDIDSVIAAQLLASNALDDAQYAAVQWLAMTMNLTNRISIMSHHPVRPNADSRPALEEEL, from the coding sequence ATGGCAAGTCGCGACCCCCTACATTTCTATTTAGACAAATCGAATCCGGACGCTTGGAAAGCCGTAGCTCGATTATCCAAGGCGGTAGGGGAAGACGCGCGTGCCGCTGGCCTGACGGAACAGCTCATTGAGCTCGTCAATCTGCGGGTTTCTCAACTCAACGGGTGTGCATTCTGTTTAGACTTGCACACCCGTCTTGCCGTTAAAGTCGGTTTATCAGCACAGCGTCTCGGGGCGCTATCGGCCTGGTGGGAAGCCGAGAGCCTTTACACCCAGCAAGAGCGTGCAGCATTACAGCTGGCCGAAGCTACAACCCGGATCCGTGACATTGACAGTGTGATCGCCGCGCAGTTGCTGGCTTCCAATGCCCTCGACGACGCCCAGTATGCGGCCGTGCAGTGGCTGGCAATGACGATGAATCTGACCAACCGCATCTCGATCATGTCGCACCACCCCGTCCGACCCAACGCTGACTCACGTCCTGCACTGGAGGAAGAACTGTGA
- a CDS encoding winged helix-turn-helix domain-containing protein yields the protein MTSAPQQGYVHISVRNAQRRAERVQAYREADQKRLKAVPSEQPTPIENGVTQPVHMETEARGFVLYVGMDEQAALAAGTSLTRLANELRHYVETLVPGADSYAAVAMAPANVSGDDLDVVRQVTADPTIQQAISPELAAAPTPVSTRQPGVLIDLARREVLLDGEPLNLTYKEFELLNYLVENGGRTVNREELLETLWDETEEVPNERTIDVHIRRLRAKLGRLSGTVRTVRGQGYRFYEHPEVVVWAAPEYSI from the coding sequence ATGACAAGCGCGCCCCAGCAAGGTTACGTCCACATCTCAGTTCGTAACGCACAACGTCGAGCCGAACGAGTTCAAGCGTATCGGGAGGCGGATCAGAAGAGGCTCAAAGCCGTTCCTTCAGAGCAGCCGACCCCTATTGAAAACGGTGTGACCCAGCCGGTCCATATGGAAACTGAAGCCCGTGGATTCGTGCTGTATGTCGGTATGGATGAGCAGGCCGCCCTGGCCGCTGGCACGTCCCTGACCCGCCTGGCGAACGAACTCCGCCACTACGTTGAAACATTGGTACCGGGTGCTGATTCTTACGCAGCTGTGGCCATGGCTCCAGCCAATGTGTCCGGAGACGACCTCGACGTCGTCCGCCAGGTCACCGCTGACCCCACCATTCAACAGGCCATCTCGCCGGAATTAGCCGCAGCACCCACGCCGGTTTCAACCCGCCAGCCTGGTGTCCTGATCGATCTGGCGCGTCGGGAAGTCCTGCTCGACGGCGAACCGTTGAACCTGACGTATAAAGAATTTGAACTGCTGAATTACCTGGTGGAGAACGGTGGTCGTACCGTCAACCGCGAGGAATTGCTCGAAACTCTGTGGGACGAGACTGAAGAAGTGCCCAATGAGCGCACCATTGACGTCCATATTCGTCGCCTGCGCGCCAAACTCGGCCGCCTCTCGGGCACCGTTCGCACCGTTCGTGGCCAAGGCTACCGGTTCTATGAACATCCAGAAGTCGTGGTCTGGGCTGCTCCAGAGTACTCCATCTAA
- the upp gene encoding uracil phosphoribosyltransferase, which yields MHVHHVDHPLLAHKLTVLRKRQTPSMIFRQVTEELVMLLAYEATRDLAVVDVDIETPVTTTTGKEIADPRPLVVPILRAGLGMLDGMVRMAPTAEVGFLGMVRDEETLNIVTYAERLPKDLSGRQVFLLDPMLATGGTLAEACRFLYERNARQVSAICLLAAPEGIQYLQENLADIDMNLYVAAIDERLDDNAYIVPGLGDAGDRLYGVAG from the coding sequence ATGCATGTTCATCACGTTGACCATCCGCTGCTCGCACACAAGCTGACCGTCCTGCGGAAACGCCAGACCCCGTCCATGATTTTCCGACAGGTTACTGAAGAGCTGGTCATGCTGCTGGCTTACGAAGCCACGCGAGACCTCGCGGTCGTCGACGTGGATATCGAAACTCCCGTCACCACGACGACCGGCAAAGAGATCGCTGATCCACGGCCGTTGGTGGTGCCGATACTGCGTGCCGGGTTGGGCATGCTCGATGGTATGGTGCGCATGGCTCCCACGGCGGAGGTGGGCTTCCTGGGAATGGTCCGGGACGAAGAAACGTTGAACATTGTTACCTACGCCGAACGTCTGCCAAAGGACCTCAGCGGTCGGCAGGTATTCTTACTGGATCCGATGCTCGCCACCGGCGGGACGCTGGCCGAGGCGTGCCGCTTTTTATATGAGCGCAACGCTCGACAGGTCTCTGCGATATGTCTGTTGGCCGCGCCCGAGGGCATCCAGTATTTGCAAGAAAACCTGGCCGATATTGATATGAATCTTTATGTTGCGGCCATTGATGAGCGGCTAGACGACAACGCGTATATCGTGCCGGGGCTGGGAGATGCGGGGGACCGTCTTTACGGTGTTGCGGGCTAA
- the tadA gene encoding tRNA adenosine(34) deaminase TadA — protein sequence MPNQTATPLPDDAQLASWMQRALSAARAAAVTDDVPIGAALFTPDGQLVATGVNATRRSQDPTRHAEMLAITSGVEALTTSTWELADCTLVVTVEPCSMCAGAIVLARIPRVIFGAWEPKTGAAGSVLDVLREPRLNHQAEVIGGVLEEECSQLLQEFFADKR from the coding sequence GTGCCCAACCAGACTGCTACACCGCTGCCCGATGACGCCCAACTCGCCTCGTGGATGCAGCGTGCGCTCTCAGCTGCCCGCGCTGCAGCGGTTACCGATGACGTACCCATTGGAGCCGCCCTCTTCACGCCCGACGGACAGCTCGTGGCCACCGGGGTCAACGCGACTCGGCGCTCTCAGGATCCCACCAGACACGCGGAAATGCTGGCGATCACCTCCGGAGTTGAAGCATTAACCACATCCACCTGGGAGCTAGCTGACTGCACGCTGGTGGTCACCGTGGAACCGTGCTCGATGTGTGCCGGTGCGATCGTGCTCGCACGTATACCACGTGTGATCTTCGGTGCGTGGGAGCCCAAAACAGGTGCGGCCGGTTCAGTACTGGACGTGCTGCGCGAACCGCGGTTAAACCATCAGGCCGAAGTCATCGGTGGGGTTCTTGAGGAGGAATGCAGTCAACTACTGCAAGAGTTCTTTGCAGATAAACGCTGA
- a CDS encoding metallophosphoesterase codes for MSRIYFTADLHLGHELVAHHRGFTTVDDHDDWVMQTLIETLPEHSTLWILGDVMGRGSHRDYALSLLREVKVQTEVTMHLIPGNHDTCHPLHRNAQKEQPKYLHVFDSVQPFAKIRHNRRDILLSHFPYQGDHTVEERFNQWRLRNYGQPLIHGHTHQTLPTDPTRAHQVCVSWDAWGRPAKLHEVVARLEQGDEQRA; via the coding sequence ATGAGTCGCATCTACTTCACCGCCGACCTACACCTCGGGCACGAGTTGGTCGCTCACCATCGCGGATTCACTACCGTAGACGACCACGATGACTGGGTTATGCAGACCTTGATCGAGACGCTGCCAGAACACTCGACGTTGTGGATCCTGGGCGATGTGATGGGCCGGGGGTCCCACCGGGATTACGCCCTCTCCCTGCTGCGCGAGGTCAAAGTGCAGACCGAAGTCACCATGCACCTGATACCGGGCAATCATGACACTTGCCACCCGCTACACCGCAATGCACAGAAAGAGCAACCAAAGTACTTGCACGTGTTTGATTCAGTGCAACCCTTTGCCAAGATCCGGCACAACCGGCGTGACATCCTGCTGTCCCACTTTCCATACCAGGGAGACCACACCGTCGAAGAGCGGTTCAACCAGTGGCGGCTCCGAAACTACGGACAGCCACTCATTCATGGGCACACTCACCAGACCTTACCCACGGACCCGACCCGAGCGCATCAGGTGTGCGTCTCCTGGGATGCCTGGGGACGGCCAGCGAAACTCCACGAAGTAGTGGCCAGACTAGAGCAGGGTGACGAACAGCGTGCGTAG
- a CDS encoding bifunctional 2-methylcitrate synthase/citrate synthase produces MTEEIRKGLVGVVADSTAISKVNPDTNSLLYRGYPVQDLASQKSFEEVALLLWNGELPSQAELDDFIKLERANRALAPEVKAAIDLLPKDAHPMDVSRTAVSVIGARHDDAENSDPSVELRKAKELFAAFPAVVAYDQRRRRGLDVVEPRDDLDYSQNFLWMTFGEEYPPEVVDAFRVSMVLYAEHSFNASTFTARIITSTESDLHSAVTGAIGALKGSLHGGANEAVMHTFNEIGIDKNESRQEAADRAKAWMEAALAEKKKVMGFGHRVYKSGDSRVPSMKAALDKMIDYYDRHELIGLYDGLEKAMAEAKNILPNLDYPAGPTYHLMGFDTDMFTPLFIASRITGWTAHIIEQRADNALIRPLSAYHGPDQREL; encoded by the coding sequence ATGACAGAAGAGATTAGAAAAGGCCTAGTCGGCGTTGTCGCCGACTCCACCGCCATTTCAAAAGTTAACCCAGATACCAACTCGCTGCTGTATCGCGGCTACCCGGTACAAGACCTGGCCTCCCAGAAGTCTTTTGAAGAGGTTGCCTTGCTGCTGTGGAACGGCGAGTTGCCGTCCCAAGCCGAGCTGGATGACTTCATCAAACTGGAACGCGCCAACCGCGCACTGGCACCAGAGGTCAAGGCCGCGATCGATCTGCTGCCGAAAGACGCCCACCCGATGGACGTCTCCCGCACGGCCGTATCGGTCATTGGCGCCCGCCACGACGACGCCGAGAACTCCGATCCTTCGGTTGAACTGCGCAAAGCCAAAGAACTGTTTGCAGCGTTCCCCGCCGTGGTGGCTTATGACCAGCGCCGCCGTCGTGGGCTTGACGTCGTAGAGCCACGCGACGACCTGGATTATTCACAGAACTTCCTGTGGATGACCTTCGGCGAAGAGTATCCACCAGAAGTGGTCGACGCCTTCCGGGTTTCCATGGTGCTCTATGCTGAGCACTCCTTCAACGCCTCGACCTTCACCGCGCGGATCATCACCTCGACTGAATCAGATCTGCACTCAGCGGTCACCGGAGCCATTGGCGCACTGAAGGGTTCACTGCATGGCGGTGCAAACGAAGCCGTGATGCACACCTTCAACGAGATCGGTATCGATAAAAACGAATCTCGTCAGGAGGCAGCTGACCGTGCGAAAGCGTGGATGGAAGCCGCTCTGGCCGAGAAGAAGAAGGTCATGGGCTTTGGTCACCGCGTCTACAAGTCTGGTGACTCCCGTGTGCCATCGATGAAGGCCGCACTGGATAAGATGATCGACTACTACGATCGTCACGAACTCATTGGCCTCTACGACGGGTTGGAAAAGGCTATGGCAGAAGCTAAGAACATTCTGCCTAACCTGGACTACCCGGCCGGTCCGACCTATCACCTGATGGGCTTCGACACCGATATGTTCACCCCGCTGTTCATCGCCTCCCGCATTACGGGGTGGACGGCTCACATCATTGAACAGCGCGCCGACAACGCTCTGATTCGCCCGCTGTCTGCCTACCACGGTCCGGATCAGCGCGAACTCTAA
- the prpB gene encoding methylisocitrate lyase: MLYSKVSPADKRVALRDMLTPGAARQFPGAFNPLSARLIEEKNFDGVYISGAVLANDLGLPDIGLTTLPEVANRAGQIARMTDLPSLVDADTGFGEPMNLARTIQELEHAGLAGMHIEDQILPKRCGHLDGKTVVDTATMTQRIAAAADARIDENFLIMARTDIRGIDGLDAAVDRVKAMVDAGADAIFPEAMKDLSEFEAITNAVDVPVLANMTEFGKSELFTRQQLADVGVAMVIYPVTLLRSAMGAAERVLDTIAADGTQSAYVDQMLTRARLYELVAYEDYNAFDSGIFNFEVPGVDVQANAENL; the protein is encoded by the coding sequence ATGTTGTATTCCAAAGTCAGCCCAGCTGATAAACGTGTCGCACTGCGCGACATGCTCACACCCGGTGCTGCCCGGCAGTTCCCGGGAGCCTTCAACCCGTTATCGGCACGACTCATCGAAGAAAAAAACTTCGATGGCGTGTACATCTCCGGGGCGGTCTTGGCCAATGATCTGGGACTGCCAGACATCGGCCTGACCACCCTGCCTGAGGTGGCCAACCGTGCCGGCCAGATTGCCCGCATGACCGACCTGCCATCCCTAGTGGATGCCGATACTGGTTTTGGTGAGCCCATGAATCTGGCGCGCACCATCCAGGAGCTGGAGCACGCCGGTCTGGCTGGCATGCACATTGAAGACCAGATCCTACCGAAACGCTGCGGGCACCTCGACGGTAAAACCGTCGTCGATACCGCCACGATGACCCAGCGCATCGCCGCGGCAGCCGATGCGCGCATTGATGAGAACTTCCTGATCATGGCGCGCACCGATATCCGCGGCATCGACGGGTTGGACGCAGCCGTGGATCGCGTCAAGGCCATGGTGGATGCCGGGGCCGACGCGATTTTCCCGGAGGCCATGAAGGATCTGTCCGAATTCGAAGCGATCACCAACGCAGTCGATGTACCGGTGTTGGCCAATATGACGGAGTTTGGCAAATCTGAGCTGTTTACCCGCCAACAACTGGCAGACGTCGGCGTCGCCATGGTCATCTACCCGGTCACGCTGCTGCGCAGTGCGATGGGTGCGGCAGAACGTGTCTTGGACACGATCGCCGCCGATGGGACACAAAGCGCCTATGTCGATCAGATGCTGACTCGTGCAAGACTGTATGAACTGGTGGCCTACGAGGACTACAACGCATTTGACTCTGGAATCTTCAATTTCGAAGTGCCCGGTGTAGATGTCCAAGCCAACGCCGAAAACCTCTAA
- a CDS encoding MmgE/PrpD family protein, with protein sequence MNNHEVRVYPSAANLPREEQLAYKIAKVAADDVEVTDEVKEMIINRIIDNASVAVASLNRKPIVSARAQATTHAPTTNGSGASVFGIDEKVSPEWAAWANGVAVRELDYHDTFLAADYSHPGDNIPAIMAAAEHAGKSGHDLIRGIATGYEIQVNLVKAICLHEHKIDHVAHLGPSAAAGLGTLLGADVETIFQAVGQALHTTTATRQSRKGEISTWKAHAPAFAAKMAVEAIDRALRGQTSPVPIYEGEDGFIAWMLDGPDAKYTVPLPEEGEAKRAIMDTYTKEHSAEYQAQAWIDLARKLNKEHPEATDPANVESILIKTSHHTHYVIGTGANDPEKMDPNASRETLDHSIMYIFAVALQDGAWHHVDSYAPERAQRPDTVELWHKVSTVEDPEWTRRYHSLDLNEKAFGGSVEITMKDGTIIKDEIAVADAHPLGARPFGRDEYINKFRILAEGIVEEAEITRFLETVARLDELKAGELDQLNVLAKPGFINPADAPKGLF encoded by the coding sequence ATGAATAACCACGAAGTACGCGTCTACCCATCGGCAGCAAACCTGCCACGCGAAGAACAACTGGCCTACAAGATTGCCAAAGTTGCTGCCGACGACGTCGAAGTGACCGACGAAGTCAAAGAAATGATTATCAACCGCATCATCGATAACGCTTCTGTTGCGGTTGCTTCCCTGAACCGCAAGCCGATCGTCTCGGCTCGGGCACAGGCCACCACGCACGCCCCAACCACCAATGGTTCCGGCGCGTCGGTGTTTGGTATCGACGAAAAGGTCTCCCCGGAATGGGCCGCCTGGGCCAACGGAGTGGCAGTTCGCGAACTCGACTACCACGACACCTTCTTGGCCGCTGACTACTCGCACCCGGGTGACAACATTCCAGCCATCATGGCTGCCGCCGAGCACGCTGGCAAATCCGGCCACGACCTGATCCGCGGTATCGCCACCGGTTACGAAATCCAGGTCAATCTGGTCAAAGCGATCTGCTTGCACGAACACAAAATCGACCATGTTGCCCACTTGGGCCCGTCGGCCGCTGCCGGTTTGGGTACGCTGTTGGGTGCCGACGTCGAAACCATCTTCCAGGCGGTCGGACAGGCGCTACACACCACGACTGCTACCCGCCAGTCACGCAAAGGCGAGATTTCCACCTGGAAGGCTCACGCACCAGCATTTGCTGCCAAGATGGCCGTTGAAGCAATCGACCGCGCCCTGCGCGGCCAGACTTCACCGGTGCCAATCTACGAAGGTGAAGACGGTTTCATCGCCTGGATGCTCGACGGCCCTGACGCCAAGTACACGGTGCCGCTGCCAGAAGAAGGCGAAGCCAAACGCGCCATCATGGACACCTACACCAAGGAACACTCGGCCGAATACCAGGCTCAAGCCTGGATCGACCTGGCGCGCAAGCTCAATAAGGAACACCCTGAAGCAACCGATCCGGCCAACGTCGAATCGATTCTGATCAAGACGTCACACCACACGCACTACGTGATTGGTACCGGGGCCAACGACCCTGAGAAGATGGATCCCAACGCCTCGCGTGAAACCTTGGACCACTCCATCATGTACATCTTCGCTGTGGCTCTGCAGGACGGCGCATGGCACCACGTGGACTCTTATGCGCCAGAACGTGCGCAGCGCCCAGATACCGTCGAACTGTGGCATAAGGTGTCGACCGTTGAAGATCCAGAATGGACCCGCCGCTACCACTCGTTGGATCTGAACGAAAAGGCCTTCGGCGGCTCCGTGGAGATCACGATGAAAGACGGCACGATCATCAAGGACGAAATCGCTGTGGCTGACGCACACCCACTGGGTGCCCGTCCGTTCGGTCGCGACGAGTACATCAACAAATTCCGTATCCTGGCAGAAGGTATCGTAGAAGAGGCAGAGATCACACGCTTCCTCGAGACCGTCGCACGACTGGACGAACTCAAGGCTGGTGAACTCGACCAGCTCAACGTCCTCGCCAAGCCGGGCTTCATTAACCCAGCTGATGCACCGAAGGGACTCTTCTAA
- a CDS encoding GntR family transcriptional regulator — protein MRASERAYEALRRDILNWDLPPGSVLAEVELSERLGVSRTPVREAVAKLVADGLADAQRGRGTVVSDVSLDDLADMFVLRRVLETESAQLAAASDQTEKFVPLAQKFRAYADDSQILEDPGPYYQLINVMDELIDDAAGNSYLSGALSNLRVHLARVRRMAKDDPARLAASAVEHSKIAEAIARKDQLLARAATIMHLQASLDHILTHAETPKGPHE, from the coding sequence ATGCGTGCCAGTGAACGAGCTTATGAAGCACTGCGCCGGGACATCCTGAATTGGGACCTGCCACCCGGCTCAGTTCTTGCCGAGGTGGAACTCTCCGAGCGTCTCGGTGTTTCCCGCACCCCGGTGCGGGAAGCGGTGGCCAAACTGGTGGCCGATGGTCTAGCGGATGCACAACGGGGCCGCGGCACCGTGGTCTCTGATGTTTCCCTTGACGACCTGGCTGACATGTTCGTGCTGCGCCGGGTGCTCGAAACCGAGTCAGCACAGTTGGCAGCCGCCAGTGACCAGACTGAAAAGTTTGTCCCACTGGCCCAGAAATTTCGGGCATACGCCGACGACTCACAAATTTTAGAGGACCCCGGACCGTACTATCAGCTCATCAACGTCATGGATGAACTCATCGATGACGCAGCTGGCAACAGCTATCTGTCCGGAGCGCTTTCAAATTTGCGAGTCCATCTGGCACGCGTTCGCCGCATGGCCAAAGACGATCCCGCTCGTCTGGCTGCCTCAGCGGTGGAACATTCCAAGATTGCCGAGGCAATCGCGAGAAAAGATCAGCTGCTGGCTCGTGCCGCGACCATCATGCACCTGCAAGCATCGCTGGACCACATATTGACCCACGCCGAAACTCCGAAGGGACCTCATGAATAA
- a CDS encoding NADP-dependent oxidoreductase, whose product MTASDATMLAIQQEQFGDLDVLHPVRLPNPKPGISEILVRVYASGINPTDWKNRAGKAFVRTLPLVLGWDVSGVVEAVGTGVTLYKPGDEVFGMLPYPHGVGAHAEYAVGPTRAFVPKPSMTDHVQAGALPLAGLTAWQGLVDTARLRSGDRVLIHAAAGGVGHLAVQIAKARGATVIGTASEAKHDFLYELGVDEAIDYRQVDFAEVVRDVDVVFDPIGGDYQLRSLQTLRPGGTLVSIIPRAADGLWDEAKRFKVRAELLLVEADYAGMAALAKLVEEGKLRAEIARTYPLQAAAEAHQAGETGRTMGKMVLVTEAIEQS is encoded by the coding sequence ATGACAGCTTCTGACGCCACCATGCTGGCCATCCAACAAGAACAATTCGGCGATCTCGACGTGTTACACCCGGTGCGATTGCCAAACCCAAAACCGGGGATCAGCGAAATCCTCGTCCGCGTGTATGCCTCGGGGATCAACCCGACCGACTGGAAGAACCGAGCAGGAAAGGCCTTTGTTCGCACCCTGCCGCTGGTGTTGGGCTGGGATGTGTCCGGCGTGGTCGAAGCGGTCGGCACTGGCGTGACCCTATATAAGCCCGGCGATGAGGTCTTTGGCATGCTGCCCTACCCGCATGGTGTCGGCGCGCATGCTGAATACGCGGTGGGCCCGACTCGAGCGTTCGTACCGAAACCGTCGATGACTGATCACGTGCAGGCCGGGGCGTTACCGTTGGCGGGGCTGACGGCCTGGCAGGGTCTGGTCGATACCGCACGCCTGAGATCAGGCGACCGGGTGTTAATCCATGCGGCCGCTGGCGGCGTCGGCCATCTGGCTGTGCAAATTGCCAAAGCCCGCGGCGCGACCGTGATCGGTACTGCCAGCGAAGCTAAACACGATTTCCTGTATGAGCTTGGCGTCGATGAAGCCATCGATTATCGGCAGGTAGATTTTGCCGAGGTAGTGCGCGACGTCGACGTGGTTTTCGATCCGATTGGTGGAGACTACCAGCTGCGTTCGCTGCAGACGCTGCGTCCCGGTGGGACATTAGTGTCGATCATCCCTCGAGCAGCAGATGGCTTGTGGGACGAAGCCAAACGATTCAAAGTGCGCGCCGAACTCCTCCTCGTGGAGGCCGATTATGCCGGCATGGCCGCGCTGGCCAAACTCGTTGAAGAGGGCAAGCTGCGCGCCGAAATTGCCCGCACCTACCCGTTGCAAGCAGCGGCCGAAGCACATCAAGCCGGTGAAACGGGCCGCACCATGGGCAAGATGGTGCTGGTAACCGAGGCGATTGAGCAGTCTTAG